A DNA window from Aphelocoma coerulescens isolate FSJ_1873_10779 chromosome 7, UR_Acoe_1.0, whole genome shotgun sequence contains the following coding sequences:
- the LOC138113164 gene encoding protein mono-ADP-ribosyltransferase PARP14-like isoform X2, with translation MSKLCFSVGLDAQEVLQRKHHLNKIDLVVKPWQAKTSRESCQVKNSEGSLLPTAVVLENVKETTKDCVLILLVENISGLSEDDGDFSVEMIPELCAAVVTFTGNTDAEEFVQMLNQNHRAREQHITARCLEQTRSVRAENIPPNTPSDYITVYFENKKYGGAQVVDVQQLPDEDAAIITFGDQKDVTNILAKKHSLNKTPISVYPYYTSLETALYGKEGPQIKKPDPVTLPLDPYIWNYLQGNSTLTEAIDHEMAKCNCVPKWPEPLCADPKVTLNPSAIFSEQKRSVFRLVKAWKEKVSTAFSHSISKYEAIQCQVSTEVWEAIRNSFPHDKVLMIPHISDDLRVLVGEKEVVKKAEQELKLLIKKTTREIEREKQRTEVQVKAVNPGEYGILQSTGLKEKFCMEFPGLQITYDHLQKVINLSGVPEEVYKVKGEILDHVHKMVQKTINVHPCIFQFLENTDNETLFQSLFMSKQISAFYELGMGDIILKGSAPEDLLKAEEEIKKKLDYKSINLEDESVLQKKEWHMLTKENCSNEAVTVTQAESQVMIAGFTQAVAKAFEELSKFIDENTQVERVIGGKPIAVLKFFEKEKAGDWAGLQKKGVKVEFSTQKNGEVISLSGPKTMVLEGVSLVERILSGLHYKRVVIDLPGAKAYIKEEEHLLAAHAKQVFNCLVLLEEQLGEQKEPSNRGKPYMQVTMDGTVIALYEGNLCNYPVDVVVNASNENLKHIGGLADALSRAAGPALQEECDELVRKHGNLQPGCAVITGAGKLPCKNVIHAVGPRWSNEESQKCTWLLKKTVKKCLQLAEIYNHRSIALPAISGGIFGFPLELCTYSIVSSIKETLEESRGTCSLKEVHLVAFAQDNIQAFSKAFRKVFSDFSPSLMSLHQASTAPQPRQRKISQHIKNFPFITTEEGLNIVVQTGNVEDAKTSVVVVSVGKDLQLDKGPLGRALLSKAGPMLQTGLKKEGRERTPDEGSVLKTKGYNLACSVVLHAVVPMWSQKDTPSKVLGDIITKCLEIAEELSLKSITFPAIGTGKLEFPRSVVAKLLFDKVFEFSSKNRVNSLEEVYFLLHPKDTANIQVFSDELENRCAAVKMQQLSPNEASESTAFSAISSTSAHDVLEVTIGSIVFQVAEGDITKEEGDVIVNITNQTFNLKIGVSRAILNGAGKAVEDECGVLAQQTTKNYIITQAGNLPCKRIIHFAAQNDIKLLVSQVLQECEIQQYTSVAFPAIGTGEAGRNPAEVADNMIDAVTAFAKWNSAPSLKSIKVVIFQPHLMSVFHASMQKREKSATTVFKSLISKAYHMTKSFWSSEKHPSKKKATVVLEKKIDLAVVQICGENKKEVEEAEKWLRGAISKEQSQTEIVDESISHFGEEESEELDALEERLKIVLRVEGTSIEISGVAKDVCMASLAVHKMILRVKAAKEKEIEAKLIQNLIEWKYFGKGSYVPFSSLTNMELENAYIRKQKIIEVTIGEQIYTVDVERKTAVDAQGAEISIIRVDKSEDQKSTMLPPTWDPMENEQPKIVELKPNSKEYKDVQERFLQTCQSFKIQKIERVQNPYFWKAYQIKKCEMDKKNGSRKNEKKLFHGTSKESLTLINKHGFNRSYAGMHAANFGNGTYFAVNASYSAHDTYSKPDVNGRKYMYLARVLVGEYSQGIKGAITPAAKNASNSVDLYDSSTDNVSQPSMFIIFNDIQAYPEYLITFTR, from the exons ATGAGCAAG CTCTGTTTTTCTGTGGGACTAGATGCCCAAGAAGTTTTGCAAAGAAAGCATCACTTGAATAAAATTGATCTGGTTGTGAAACCCTGGCAAGCGAAGACTTCCCGTGAGTCGTGCCAAGTGAAGAACTCTGAAGGATCCCTGCTTCCCACCGCTGTTGTGCTGGAAAATGTGAAGGAGACAACAAAAGATTGCGTGTTAATTTTGCTGGTAGAGAATATCAGTGGCTTGTCAGAGGATGATGGTGACTTCAGTGTGGAAATGATACCTGAGTTATGTGCTGCTGTAGTTACTTTTACTGGAAATACTG ATGCAGAGGAATTTGTTCAAATGCTTAATCAAAACCACAGAGCAAGGGAACAACACATTACTGCACGGTGCCTTGAGCAAACAAGAAGTGTTAGGGCTGAAAATATACCACCCAACACACCCAGTGACTATATAACCGTCTACTTTGAAAATAAGAAGTACGGAGGTGCACAAGTGGTGGATGTTCAACAGCTGCCTGATGAAGACGCAGCTATCATTACATTTGGTGACCAAAAAG atGTAACAAATATCCTGGCAAAGAAGCATTCACTCAACAAAACACCAATCTCTGTCTATCCTTACTACACCTCGCTGGAAACAGCTCTATATGGAAAGGAAGGGCCACAGATAAAGAAGCCTGATCCAGTTACATTGCCTCTGGATCCCTATATCTGGAATTATTTGCAAGGAAATAGTACCTTAACTGAGGCAATAGATCATGAAATGGCAAAGTGTAATTGTGTGCCCAAGTGGCCTGAACCCCTCTGTGCAGACCCAAAAGTTACTTTGAATCCTTCAGCTATTTTTTCTGAGCAGAAGAGATCAGTATTTCGATTGGTCAAggcatggaaagaaaaagtttccaCAGCATTTTCTCACAGCATAtcaaaatatgaagcaattcaaTGTCAAGTAAGCACAGAGGTGTGGGAAGCCATTAGAAACAGCTTTCCCCATGATAAAGTTCTGATGATCCCACATATTTCTGATGATTTACGTGTTCTAGTCGGTGAAAAAGAAGTTGTGAAGAAGGCTGAACAAGAACTGAAGCTGCTGATCAAAAAGACCACCAGAGAaattgaaagagaaaagcaaagaactGAAGTGCAAGTAAAGGCAGTGAATCCAGGGGAATATGGAATTTTACAGAGTACTGGTCTTAAAGAAAAGTTCTGTATGGAGTTCCCAGGCCTGCAAATAACTTATGATCATTTGCAGAAGGTTATTAACCTATCTGGAGTGCCTGAGGAAGTTTATAAAGTAAAAGGGGAAATACTCGATCATGTACACAAAATGGTACAGAAAACAATTAATGTCCACCCttgcatttttcagtttttagaGAATACTGATAATGAAACGCTGTTTCAGAGCCTGTTTATGTCAAAacaaattagtgccttttatgAGCTTGGCATGGGAGATATCATCCTGAAAGGCAGTGCTCCTGAAGATCTCCtaaaagcagaggaagaaataaagaagaaactgGATTACAAAAGCATTAATTTGGAGGATGAGTCAGTCCTCCAGAAGAAGGAATGGCACATGCTAACCAAGGAAAACTGCTCTAATGAAGCTGTAACAGTCACTCAGGCAGAGAGTCAGGTCATGATTGCTGGTTTCACTCAAGCAGTAGCAAAAGCCTTTGAGGAACTTTCCAAATTTATAGATGAAAATACACAGGTGGAAAGGGTCATTGGAGGAAAGCCCATTGCAGTCCTAAAGTTTTTTGAGAAAGAGAAGGCCGGTGATTGGGCTGGCTTACAAAAAAAAGGTGTGAAAGTTGAGTTCAGCACTCAGAAAAACGGTGAGGTTATATCCTTGAGTGGACCAAAGACAATGGTGCTGGAGGGAGTCAGCTTAGTTGAGCGAATTCTGTCTGGCCTGCATTATAAGCGAGTGGTAATTGACTTACCAGGAGCTAAGGCATATATAAAAGAGGAAGAACACCTTTTGGCTGCACATGCAAAACAAGTGTTCAATTGTTTAGTCCTACTGGAAGAGCAGCTGGGAGAACAGAAAGAACCCAGTAACAGAGGCAAGCCCTATATGCAGGTGACCATGGATGGGACTGTGATAGCGCTTTATGAAGGTAACTTGTGCAATTACCCTGTTGATGTTGTGGTGAATGCATCTAATGAAAACCTAAAACACATCGGTGGCCTCGCTGATGCGCTGTCAAGAGCGGCTGGCCCAGCACTGCAGGAGGAGTGCGATGAGCTGGTGAGGAAGCACGGGAATTTGCAGCCCGGCTGCGCAGTGATCACGGGCGCCGGGAAACTGCCCTGCAAGAACGTCATTCACGCTGTTGGGCCCAGGTGGAGCAATGAGGAATCACAAAAGTGCACGTGGTTGTTAAAAAAGACAGTGAAAAAATGTCTACAACTAGCTGAAATATACAATCATCGTTCCATAGCTCTGCCTGCTATAAGCGGAGGGATCTTCGGATTCCCGCTGGAACTGTGTACTTATTCAATTGTATCCTCCATCAAGGAGACCTTGGAAGAATCCAGGGGGACCTGCAGCTTGAAGGAGGTTCATCTTGTGGCTTTTGCACAGGATAACATTCAGGCTTTCAGCAAGGCATTTAGAAAAgtgttttcagatttttcaccTTCCCTCATGTCACTGCATCAGGCCAGTACAGCTCCTCAACCTAGGCAGAGGAAAATTTCTCAGCATATCAAGAACTTCCCATTCATAACAACTGAGGAAGGCCTTAACATTGTGGTGCAAACAGGAAATGTTGAAGATGCTAAA ACATCCGTTGTTGTCGTCAGTGTTGGTAAAGATCTCCAGCTTGATAAAGGGCCACTTGGTAGAGCTTTGCTAAGCAAGGCAGGGCCAATGCTTCAGACAGGCTTGAAAAAAGAAGGCAGAGAAAGAACACCTGATGAAGGATCTGTGTTGAAAACAAAAGGTTACAATCTAGCTTGCAGTGTTGTGCTTCATGCTGTCGTACCTATGTGGTCCCAGAAAGACACACCTTCAAAG GTCTTGGGTGACATAATCACAAAATGCCTGGAGATTGCTGAAGAACTGTCTTTGAAATCAATTACTTTTCCAGCAATTGGGACAGGGAAATTAGAATTCCCAAGATCTGTTGTTGCTAAATTATTGTTTGACAAAGTATTTGAATTCAGTAGTAAAAACAGAGTAAATTCTCTTGAAGAAGTTTACTTTCTGTTGCATCCAAAAGACACAGCTAATATTCAG GTATTTTCAGATGAACTTGAAAACAGGTGTGCAGCTGTTAAAATGCAGCAGCTTTCTCCAAATGAGGCTAGCGAAAGCACAG CTTTTTCTGCCATCTCTTCAACATCAGCACATGATGTGCTTGAAGTGACAATCGGCTCCATCGTGTTCCAGGTGGCAGAAGGTGATATTACCAAGGAGGAGGGAGATGTCATTGTAAACATAACAAACCAAACCTTCAACCTCAAAATAG GTGTCTCCAGAGCAATTCTGAATGGTGCTGGAAAAGCAGTTGAAGATGAATGTGGTGTACTAG CCCAGCAAACTACCAAGAACTATATCATCACCCAGGCAGGAAACCTGCCATGCAAAAGAATAATTCATTTTGCTGCCCAAAATGATATCAAGTTGCTGGTCTCCCAGGTGCTCCAAGAGTGTGAAATACAGCAGTATACCTCTGTTGCCTTCCCAGCAATTGGAACAG GAGAGGCAGGCCGCAATCCAGCTGAGGTAGCTGACAACATGATAGATGCAGTAACTGCCTTTGCAAAATGGAATTCTGCTCCATCTCTGAAAAGTATTAAAGTTGTCATCTTTCAGCCACATCTGATGAGTGTGTTCCATGCAAGcatgcagaaaagagaaaagtctGCTACAACAGTATTCAAATCGTTGATTTCCAAGGCATATCACATGACTAAAT CATTCTGGAGCTCTGAGAAACATCCCTCAAAGAAAAAAGCCACAGTggttctggaaaagaaaattgaCCTGGCTGTTGTACAGATTTGtggtgaaaataaaaaagaagtggaagaagctgaaaagtGGCTGAGAGGTGCAATTTCAAAAGAACAATCTCAAACAGAAATTGTAGATGAGTCTATCTCTCATTTCGGTGAAGAAGAGAGTGAAGAACTGGATGCCCTAGAAGAGAGATTAAAAATTGTTCTTCGTGTGGAGGGTACTTCTATTGAAATTTCAGGGGTTGCAAAAGATGTCTGCATGGCTTCTTTAGCTGTTCATAAAATGATCCTCAGGGTAAAAGCTGCTAAAGAGAAAGAGATCGAGGCAAAACTTATACAAAATTTAATCgaatggaaatattttggaaagGGTTCTTATGTGCCCTTCAGCAGTCTCACAAATATGGAGTTGGAAAATGCTTACataagaaagcagaaaattattGAAGTCACCATTGGTGAGCAAATATACACAGTGGATGTGGAACGTAAGACTGCTGTGGATGCCCAAGGAGCAGAGATATCCATTATACGTGTTGACAAATCTGAAG ATCAAAAGTCAACGATGCTCCCTCCTACGTGGGACCCTATGGAAAATGAGCAACCCAAAATAGTGGAACTAAAACCAAACTCAAAAGAGTATAAAGATGTGCAGGAAAGGTTTCTGCAGACCTGTCAGTCATTCAAAATTCAAAAG ATTGAAAGGGTACAGAACCCATATTTTTGGAAGGCCTACCAAATAAAAAAGTGTGAGATGGATAAAAAAAATGGCAGCAGAAAGAATGAGAAGAAGCTGTTCCATGGGACGAGTAAGGAGTCATTAACCTTAATTAACAAACATGGATTTAACCGGAGCTATGCTGGAATGCATG CTGCAAATTTTGGAAATGGAACATACTTTGCTGTTAATGCCAGCTATTCTGCCCACGACACCTACTCTAAACCAGATGTGAATGGGAGGAAGTACATGTACTTGGCTCGAGTCCTTGTTGGAGAATATTCTCAGGGGATAAAAGGAGCAATTACTCCAGCAGCAAAAAATGCTAGCAACTCTGTAGATCTGTATGACAGCTCAACTGATAACGTGAGCCAGCCATCCATGTTCATAATTTTTAATGACATTCAAGCTTATCCAGAATACCTTATCACTTTCACTAGATAA
- the LOC138113164 gene encoding protein mono-ADP-ribosyltransferase PARP14-like isoform X1 produces MEGQRPCAFPLLVRGDWGPAEPPPALRKKLLCYFQSQKRSGGGECELRVGTGTGTGTGTGHILVCFARPEVRQRVLCRPVHELVWGPGGQLSLQVTALPADNDPAQDAGAAGGAEAPVNEPQVSLPICQNKETPVCTQQEKTESCEKLEAEKATSRNSVVVVTTAFGEEIEDEIVEMYFENKRKSGGGTIESFVKKDQQMIITFQDEQDAQEVLQRKHHLNKIDLVVKPWQAKTSRESCQVKNSEGSLLPTAVVLENVKETTKDCVLILLVENISGLSEDDGDFSVEMIPELCAAVVTFTGNTDAEEFVQMLNQNHRAREQHITARCLEQTRSVRAENIPPNTPSDYITVYFENKKYGGAQVVDVQQLPDEDAAIITFGDQKDVTNILAKKHSLNKTPISVYPYYTSLETALYGKEGPQIKKPDPVTLPLDPYIWNYLQGNSTLTEAIDHEMAKCNCVPKWPEPLCADPKVTLNPSAIFSEQKRSVFRLVKAWKEKVSTAFSHSISKYEAIQCQVSTEVWEAIRNSFPHDKVLMIPHISDDLRVLVGEKEVVKKAEQELKLLIKKTTREIEREKQRTEVQVKAVNPGEYGILQSTGLKEKFCMEFPGLQITYDHLQKVINLSGVPEEVYKVKGEILDHVHKMVQKTINVHPCIFQFLENTDNETLFQSLFMSKQISAFYELGMGDIILKGSAPEDLLKAEEEIKKKLDYKSINLEDESVLQKKEWHMLTKENCSNEAVTVTQAESQVMIAGFTQAVAKAFEELSKFIDENTQVERVIGGKPIAVLKFFEKEKAGDWAGLQKKGVKVEFSTQKNGEVISLSGPKTMVLEGVSLVERILSGLHYKRVVIDLPGAKAYIKEEEHLLAAHAKQVFNCLVLLEEQLGEQKEPSNRGKPYMQVTMDGTVIALYEGNLCNYPVDVVVNASNENLKHIGGLADALSRAAGPALQEECDELVRKHGNLQPGCAVITGAGKLPCKNVIHAVGPRWSNEESQKCTWLLKKTVKKCLQLAEIYNHRSIALPAISGGIFGFPLELCTYSIVSSIKETLEESRGTCSLKEVHLVAFAQDNIQAFSKAFRKVFSDFSPSLMSLHQASTAPQPRQRKISQHIKNFPFITTEEGLNIVVQTGNVEDAKTSVVVVSVGKDLQLDKGPLGRALLSKAGPMLQTGLKKEGRERTPDEGSVLKTKGYNLACSVVLHAVVPMWSQKDTPSKVLGDIITKCLEIAEELSLKSITFPAIGTGKLEFPRSVVAKLLFDKVFEFSSKNRVNSLEEVYFLLHPKDTANIQVFSDELENRCAAVKMQQLSPNEASESTAFSAISSTSAHDVLEVTIGSIVFQVAEGDITKEEGDVIVNITNQTFNLKIGVSRAILNGAGKAVEDECGVLAQQTTKNYIITQAGNLPCKRIIHFAAQNDIKLLVSQVLQECEIQQYTSVAFPAIGTGEAGRNPAEVADNMIDAVTAFAKWNSAPSLKSIKVVIFQPHLMSVFHASMQKREKSATTVFKSLISKAYHMTKSFWSSEKHPSKKKATVVLEKKIDLAVVQICGENKKEVEEAEKWLRGAISKEQSQTEIVDESISHFGEEESEELDALEERLKIVLRVEGTSIEISGVAKDVCMASLAVHKMILRVKAAKEKEIEAKLIQNLIEWKYFGKGSYVPFSSLTNMELENAYIRKQKIIEVTIGEQIYTVDVERKTAVDAQGAEISIIRVDKSEDQKSTMLPPTWDPMENEQPKIVELKPNSKEYKDVQERFLQTCQSFKIQKIERVQNPYFWKAYQIKKCEMDKKNGSRKNEKKLFHGTSKESLTLINKHGFNRSYAGMHAANFGNGTYFAVNASYSAHDTYSKPDVNGRKYMYLARVLVGEYSQGIKGAITPAAKNASNSVDLYDSSTDNVSQPSMFIIFNDIQAYPEYLITFTR; encoded by the exons ATGGAGGGGCAGCGCCCGTGCGCCTTCCCTCTGCTGGTGCGAGGGGACTGGGGCCCCGCCGAGCCGCCGCCTGCGCTCAGGAAGAAGCTGCTCTGCTACTTCCAGAGCCAGAAGCGCTCGGGCGGTGGCGAGTGCGAGCTGCGGGTCGGGACCGGCACCGGGACCGGCACCGGGACCGGGCACATCCTCGTCTGCTTCGCCCGCCCCGAGG TGAGGCAGCGGGTGCTGTGCCGGCCGGTCCATGAGCTGGTGTGGGGGCCCGGAGGGCAGCTGTCGCTGCAGGTCACCGCGCTGCCCGCGGACAACGACCCCGCGCAG GACGCGGGAGCGGCCGGCGGGGCCGAGGCGCCAG TTAATGAACCCCAGGTGTCTCTTCCCATCTGCCAGAATAAGGAAACTCCGGTGTGTACTCAGCAGGAGAAGACAG AATCATGTGAGAAACTGGAAGCAGAGAAAGCAACCTCTAGGAATTCTGTTGTAGTAGTAACCACTGCCTTCGGGGAGGAAATAGAAGATGAGATTGTGGAAATgtactttgaaaataaaaggaagtctGGTGGGGGGACCATTGAGTCCTTTGTCAAAAAGGATCAGCAAATGATCATCACCTTTCAGGATGAGCAAG ATGCCCAAGAAGTTTTGCAAAGAAAGCATCACTTGAATAAAATTGATCTGGTTGTGAAACCCTGGCAAGCGAAGACTTCCCGTGAGTCGTGCCAAGTGAAGAACTCTGAAGGATCCCTGCTTCCCACCGCTGTTGTGCTGGAAAATGTGAAGGAGACAACAAAAGATTGCGTGTTAATTTTGCTGGTAGAGAATATCAGTGGCTTGTCAGAGGATGATGGTGACTTCAGTGTGGAAATGATACCTGAGTTATGTGCTGCTGTAGTTACTTTTACTGGAAATACTG ATGCAGAGGAATTTGTTCAAATGCTTAATCAAAACCACAGAGCAAGGGAACAACACATTACTGCACGGTGCCTTGAGCAAACAAGAAGTGTTAGGGCTGAAAATATACCACCCAACACACCCAGTGACTATATAACCGTCTACTTTGAAAATAAGAAGTACGGAGGTGCACAAGTGGTGGATGTTCAACAGCTGCCTGATGAAGACGCAGCTATCATTACATTTGGTGACCAAAAAG atGTAACAAATATCCTGGCAAAGAAGCATTCACTCAACAAAACACCAATCTCTGTCTATCCTTACTACACCTCGCTGGAAACAGCTCTATATGGAAAGGAAGGGCCACAGATAAAGAAGCCTGATCCAGTTACATTGCCTCTGGATCCCTATATCTGGAATTATTTGCAAGGAAATAGTACCTTAACTGAGGCAATAGATCATGAAATGGCAAAGTGTAATTGTGTGCCCAAGTGGCCTGAACCCCTCTGTGCAGACCCAAAAGTTACTTTGAATCCTTCAGCTATTTTTTCTGAGCAGAAGAGATCAGTATTTCGATTGGTCAAggcatggaaagaaaaagtttccaCAGCATTTTCTCACAGCATAtcaaaatatgaagcaattcaaTGTCAAGTAAGCACAGAGGTGTGGGAAGCCATTAGAAACAGCTTTCCCCATGATAAAGTTCTGATGATCCCACATATTTCTGATGATTTACGTGTTCTAGTCGGTGAAAAAGAAGTTGTGAAGAAGGCTGAACAAGAACTGAAGCTGCTGATCAAAAAGACCACCAGAGAaattgaaagagaaaagcaaagaactGAAGTGCAAGTAAAGGCAGTGAATCCAGGGGAATATGGAATTTTACAGAGTACTGGTCTTAAAGAAAAGTTCTGTATGGAGTTCCCAGGCCTGCAAATAACTTATGATCATTTGCAGAAGGTTATTAACCTATCTGGAGTGCCTGAGGAAGTTTATAAAGTAAAAGGGGAAATACTCGATCATGTACACAAAATGGTACAGAAAACAATTAATGTCCACCCttgcatttttcagtttttagaGAATACTGATAATGAAACGCTGTTTCAGAGCCTGTTTATGTCAAAacaaattagtgccttttatgAGCTTGGCATGGGAGATATCATCCTGAAAGGCAGTGCTCCTGAAGATCTCCtaaaagcagaggaagaaataaagaagaaactgGATTACAAAAGCATTAATTTGGAGGATGAGTCAGTCCTCCAGAAGAAGGAATGGCACATGCTAACCAAGGAAAACTGCTCTAATGAAGCTGTAACAGTCACTCAGGCAGAGAGTCAGGTCATGATTGCTGGTTTCACTCAAGCAGTAGCAAAAGCCTTTGAGGAACTTTCCAAATTTATAGATGAAAATACACAGGTGGAAAGGGTCATTGGAGGAAAGCCCATTGCAGTCCTAAAGTTTTTTGAGAAAGAGAAGGCCGGTGATTGGGCTGGCTTACAAAAAAAAGGTGTGAAAGTTGAGTTCAGCACTCAGAAAAACGGTGAGGTTATATCCTTGAGTGGACCAAAGACAATGGTGCTGGAGGGAGTCAGCTTAGTTGAGCGAATTCTGTCTGGCCTGCATTATAAGCGAGTGGTAATTGACTTACCAGGAGCTAAGGCATATATAAAAGAGGAAGAACACCTTTTGGCTGCACATGCAAAACAAGTGTTCAATTGTTTAGTCCTACTGGAAGAGCAGCTGGGAGAACAGAAAGAACCCAGTAACAGAGGCAAGCCCTATATGCAGGTGACCATGGATGGGACTGTGATAGCGCTTTATGAAGGTAACTTGTGCAATTACCCTGTTGATGTTGTGGTGAATGCATCTAATGAAAACCTAAAACACATCGGTGGCCTCGCTGATGCGCTGTCAAGAGCGGCTGGCCCAGCACTGCAGGAGGAGTGCGATGAGCTGGTGAGGAAGCACGGGAATTTGCAGCCCGGCTGCGCAGTGATCACGGGCGCCGGGAAACTGCCCTGCAAGAACGTCATTCACGCTGTTGGGCCCAGGTGGAGCAATGAGGAATCACAAAAGTGCACGTGGTTGTTAAAAAAGACAGTGAAAAAATGTCTACAACTAGCTGAAATATACAATCATCGTTCCATAGCTCTGCCTGCTATAAGCGGAGGGATCTTCGGATTCCCGCTGGAACTGTGTACTTATTCAATTGTATCCTCCATCAAGGAGACCTTGGAAGAATCCAGGGGGACCTGCAGCTTGAAGGAGGTTCATCTTGTGGCTTTTGCACAGGATAACATTCAGGCTTTCAGCAAGGCATTTAGAAAAgtgttttcagatttttcaccTTCCCTCATGTCACTGCATCAGGCCAGTACAGCTCCTCAACCTAGGCAGAGGAAAATTTCTCAGCATATCAAGAACTTCCCATTCATAACAACTGAGGAAGGCCTTAACATTGTGGTGCAAACAGGAAATGTTGAAGATGCTAAA ACATCCGTTGTTGTCGTCAGTGTTGGTAAAGATCTCCAGCTTGATAAAGGGCCACTTGGTAGAGCTTTGCTAAGCAAGGCAGGGCCAATGCTTCAGACAGGCTTGAAAAAAGAAGGCAGAGAAAGAACACCTGATGAAGGATCTGTGTTGAAAACAAAAGGTTACAATCTAGCTTGCAGTGTTGTGCTTCATGCTGTCGTACCTATGTGGTCCCAGAAAGACACACCTTCAAAG GTCTTGGGTGACATAATCACAAAATGCCTGGAGATTGCTGAAGAACTGTCTTTGAAATCAATTACTTTTCCAGCAATTGGGACAGGGAAATTAGAATTCCCAAGATCTGTTGTTGCTAAATTATTGTTTGACAAAGTATTTGAATTCAGTAGTAAAAACAGAGTAAATTCTCTTGAAGAAGTTTACTTTCTGTTGCATCCAAAAGACACAGCTAATATTCAG GTATTTTCAGATGAACTTGAAAACAGGTGTGCAGCTGTTAAAATGCAGCAGCTTTCTCCAAATGAGGCTAGCGAAAGCACAG CTTTTTCTGCCATCTCTTCAACATCAGCACATGATGTGCTTGAAGTGACAATCGGCTCCATCGTGTTCCAGGTGGCAGAAGGTGATATTACCAAGGAGGAGGGAGATGTCATTGTAAACATAACAAACCAAACCTTCAACCTCAAAATAG GTGTCTCCAGAGCAATTCTGAATGGTGCTGGAAAAGCAGTTGAAGATGAATGTGGTGTACTAG CCCAGCAAACTACCAAGAACTATATCATCACCCAGGCAGGAAACCTGCCATGCAAAAGAATAATTCATTTTGCTGCCCAAAATGATATCAAGTTGCTGGTCTCCCAGGTGCTCCAAGAGTGTGAAATACAGCAGTATACCTCTGTTGCCTTCCCAGCAATTGGAACAG GAGAGGCAGGCCGCAATCCAGCTGAGGTAGCTGACAACATGATAGATGCAGTAACTGCCTTTGCAAAATGGAATTCTGCTCCATCTCTGAAAAGTATTAAAGTTGTCATCTTTCAGCCACATCTGATGAGTGTGTTCCATGCAAGcatgcagaaaagagaaaagtctGCTACAACAGTATTCAAATCGTTGATTTCCAAGGCATATCACATGACTAAAT CATTCTGGAGCTCTGAGAAACATCCCTCAAAGAAAAAAGCCACAGTggttctggaaaagaaaattgaCCTGGCTGTTGTACAGATTTGtggtgaaaataaaaaagaagtggaagaagctgaaaagtGGCTGAGAGGTGCAATTTCAAAAGAACAATCTCAAACAGAAATTGTAGATGAGTCTATCTCTCATTTCGGTGAAGAAGAGAGTGAAGAACTGGATGCCCTAGAAGAGAGATTAAAAATTGTTCTTCGTGTGGAGGGTACTTCTATTGAAATTTCAGGGGTTGCAAAAGATGTCTGCATGGCTTCTTTAGCTGTTCATAAAATGATCCTCAGGGTAAAAGCTGCTAAAGAGAAAGAGATCGAGGCAAAACTTATACAAAATTTAATCgaatggaaatattttggaaagGGTTCTTATGTGCCCTTCAGCAGTCTCACAAATATGGAGTTGGAAAATGCTTACataagaaagcagaaaattattGAAGTCACCATTGGTGAGCAAATATACACAGTGGATGTGGAACGTAAGACTGCTGTGGATGCCCAAGGAGCAGAGATATCCATTATACGTGTTGACAAATCTGAAG ATCAAAAGTCAACGATGCTCCCTCCTACGTGGGACCCTATGGAAAATGAGCAACCCAAAATAGTGGAACTAAAACCAAACTCAAAAGAGTATAAAGATGTGCAGGAAAGGTTTCTGCAGACCTGTCAGTCATTCAAAATTCAAAAG ATTGAAAGGGTACAGAACCCATATTTTTGGAAGGCCTACCAAATAAAAAAGTGTGAGATGGATAAAAAAAATGGCAGCAGAAAGAATGAGAAGAAGCTGTTCCATGGGACGAGTAAGGAGTCATTAACCTTAATTAACAAACATGGATTTAACCGGAGCTATGCTGGAATGCATG CTGCAAATTTTGGAAATGGAACATACTTTGCTGTTAATGCCAGCTATTCTGCCCACGACACCTACTCTAAACCAGATGTGAATGGGAGGAAGTACATGTACTTGGCTCGAGTCCTTGTTGGAGAATATTCTCAGGGGATAAAAGGAGCAATTACTCCAGCAGCAAAAAATGCTAGCAACTCTGTAGATCTGTATGACAGCTCAACTGATAACGTGAGCCAGCCATCCATGTTCATAATTTTTAATGACATTCAAGCTTATCCAGAATACCTTATCACTTTCACTAGATAA